One segment of Panicum virgatum strain AP13 chromosome 3K, P.virgatum_v5, whole genome shotgun sequence DNA contains the following:
- the LOC120701317 gene encoding protein SCARECROW-like, protein MSTGRGGSSDMQDSLSLMQFHDPYLYSGSAVSANLPLSSSHSFLPHRQDFVHTGDRCSGKDVPEFVDQAAAEVSGEQELAVSKEVHEGGGDAAVEEQDGAATARGEEEAHGVRMIALLMECAVAVSVGNLADANGMLLELAQMASPYASSCGERLVAYFTKAMAARLMSSWVGICAPLAPPCAAVHAAFRAFYNVSPLARFAYLACNQAILEAFHSKRLVHIVDLDVVPGGALQWLSLLPALAARPGGPPLLRVTGFGMSASALHDTGNQLAGLASKLSIPFEFYAVAKRPGDVDAVAAVPSRRPGEALAVHWLRHAMYDAAGDDGATMRLVRWLEPKMLTLVEQERGGAPGDGGGGGAGHEHGHFLGRFVSALHHYSALFDSLGASRPADEDASRHLVEHGVLGREIGNVLAVGGPSRSGRDKLGCWQAELARHGFLRAGGAGRAQLVAGACPAGLGSTVADDHDGTVRLGWKGTPLYAVSTWTWCPSPHAQR, encoded by the coding sequence CTGTCGTCGTCGCACTCTTTCTTGCCTCATCGCCAAGATTTTGTTCATACCGGTGACCGCTGCTCTGGCAAGGACGTGCCGGAGTTCGTCGACCAGGCCGCGGCCGAGGTAAGCGGCGAGCAGGAGTTGGCAGTAAGCAAGGAGGTTCACGAGGGAGGAGGTGATGCCGCGGTGGAGGAGCAGGACGGGGCGGCGACGGCcaggggcgaggaggaggcccaCGGCGTGCGGATGATCGCGCTGCTCATGGAGTGCGCGGTGGCCGTGTCCGTGGGCAACCTCGCCGACGCCAACGGGATGCTCCTGGAGCTTGCGCAGATGGCGTCCCCGTACGCGTCGTCGTGCGGGGAGCGGCTCGTGGCCTACTTCACcaaggccatggcggcgcggctgATGAGCTCGTGGGTCGGCATCTGCGCGCCGCTGGCGCCACCGTgcgccgccgtccacgccgcGTTCAGGGCCTTCTACAACGTGTCGCCGCTGGCGAGGTTCGCCTACCTGGCGTGCAACCAGGCCATCCTGGAGGCGTTCCACAGCAAGCGCCTCGTCCACATTGTGGACCTCGACGTCGTGCCCGGCGGCGCGCTCCAGTGGCTCTCGCTCCTCCCGGCCCTGGCGGCGCGGCCCGGCGGCCCGCCTTTGCTCCGCGTGACCGGGTTCGGCATGTCGGCGTCGGCGCTCCACGACACCGGCAACCAGCTCGCCGGCCTGGCGAGCAAGCTGAGCATCCCGTTCGAGTTCTACGCCGTCGCGAAGCGGCCCGGGGACGTcgacgcggtggcggccgtgccCAGCAGGAGGCCGGGGGAGGCCCTGGCCGTGCACTGGCTGCGGCACGCCATGTACGACGCGGCCGGGGACGACGGCGCCACCATGCGGCTGGTGCGGTGGCTGGAGCCCAAGATGCTGACGCTGGTGGAGCAGGAGCGGGGCGGGGCgcccggggacggcggcggcggcggcgcgggccacgAGCACGGCCACTTCCTGGGCCGGTTCGTCTCCGCGCTGCACCACTACTCGGCGCTGTTCGACTCGCTGGGCGCGTCGCGGCCGGCCGACGAGGACGCGAGCAGGCACCTGGTGGAGCACGGCGTGCTCGGCAGGGAGATCGGGAACGTGCTGGCAGTGGGCGGGCCGTCGCGGAGCGGGCGGGACAAGCTGGGCTGCTGGCAGGCGGAGCTCGCCCGGCACGGGTTCCTGCGCGCCGGAGGAGCCGGGCGGGCGCAGCTGGTGGCCGGGGCGTGCCCGGCGGGGCTGGGCTCCACGGTGGCGGACGACCACGACGGCACGGTGCGGCTGGGGTGGAAGGGCACGCCGCTGTACGCGGTCTCCACGTGGACGTGGTGCCCCTCGCCCCACGCGCAGCGTTAA